A genomic window from Silene latifolia isolate original U9 population chromosome Y, ASM4854445v1, whole genome shotgun sequence includes:
- the LOC141633836 gene encoding DNA-directed RNA polymerase II subunit RPB1-like, producing MDTRFPFSPAEVTKVHMIQFGILSPDEIRQMSVVQIEFSETTERGRPKPGGLSDLRLGTIDRKLKCETCTANMAECPGHFGHLELAKPMFHIGFLKTVLSIMRCVCFNCSKLLADEDEHKFKTALKVRNPKNRLKKILEASKSKRKCEGGDDINMEGDDRDEPVKKSRGGCGAQQPTFTIEGMKIIAEYKMTKKKSDDQEQLPEPVERKQQLTAEKVLSVLKRISDEDCSLLGFNPKYARPDWMILQVLPIPPPPVRPSVMMDTSSRSEDDLTHQLAMIIRHNDNLRRQERNGAPAHIISEFAQLLQFHIATYFDNELPGQPRATQRSGRPIKSICSRLKAKEGRIRGNLMGKRVDFSARTVITPDPNINIDQLGVPWSIALNLTYPETVTPYNIERLKELVDYGPHPPPGKTGAKYIIRDDGQRLDLRYLKKSSDHHLELGYKVERHLNDGDFVLFNRQPSLHKMSIMGHRIKIMPYSTFRLNLSVTSPYNADFDGDEMNMHVPQSFETRAEVLELMMVPKCIVSPQANKPVMGIVQDTLLGCRKITKRDTFIEKDVFMNILMWWEDFDGKVPQPSILKPRPIWTGKQVFNLIIPKQINLVRFAAWHQETETGHLTPGDTRVLIERGELLAGTLCKKTLGTGGGSLIHVIWEEVGPDAARKFLGHTQWLVNYWLLQNGFSIGIGDTIADAATMEIINETISKAKNEVKGLIRAFQEKQLEPEPGRTMKESFENRVNQVLNKARDDAGSFAQKSLSESNNLKAMVTAGSKGSFINISQMTACVGQQNVEGKRIPFHFIGRSLPHFTKDDYGPESRGFVENSYLRGLTPQEFFFHAMGGREGLIDTAVKTSETGYIQRRLVKAMEDIMVKYDGTVRNSLGDVIQFLYGEDGMDAVWIESQKLDSLKMKKSEFDATYRYEFDAENWEPDYMLKEHVDDLKTIREFRNVFDAEVQKLEADRFQLATEIAATGDNSWPLPVNLKRLLWNAQKTFKVDNREKSDMHPMEIVEAVDKLQERLKVVPGDDFLSMEAQKNATLFFNILLRSTLASKRVLKEFKLNREAFEWVVGEIESRFLQSLVAPGEMIGCVAAQSIGEPATQMTLNTFHYAGVSAKNVTLGVPRLREIINVAKKIKTPSLSVYLKPEVSSTKERAKNVQCALEYTTLRCVTHATEVWYDPDPMSTIIEEDVDFVRSYYEMPDDEVSPDKISPWLLRIELNREMMVDKKLSMADIAEKINLEFSDDLTCIFNDDNAEKLILRIRIMNDEASKGEVLDESAEDDVFLKKVAGNMLTEMALKGTLDINKVFIKQAKVNKFDEGKGFKSETEWMLDTEGVNLLSVMCHEDVDASRTTSNHLIEVMEVLGIEAVRKALLDELRVVISFDGSYVNYRHLAILCDTMTYRGHLMAITRHGINRNDTGPLMRCSFEETVDILLDAAVYAESDYLRGVTENIMLGQLAPIGTGGCSLYLNEEMLRHAIELHLPSYVEGLEFGMTPSRSPISGTPYHDSGMMSPNYSYSPNARLSPTSDAQFSPYVGGMGFSPALSPGYLPSAAYNPGSPSYSPSSPEYSPASPNYSPTSPSYSPSSPSYSPSSPAYSPTSQSYSPTSPSYSPTSPSYSPTSPSYSPTSPSYSPTSPAYSPTSPAYSPTSPAYSPTSPSYSPTSPSYSPTSPSYSPTSPSYSPTSPSYSPTSPSYSPTSPAYSPTSPGYSPTSPSYSPTSPSYSPTSPSYNPSAKYSPSLAYSPSSPRISPSSPYSPTSPNYSPTSPSYSPTSPSYSPSSPSYSPSSPYNAGSIPGPDYSPSSPQYSPSAGYSPSAPGYSPSSTSQYTPQMSDKDDRNNQ from the exons ATGGATACACGGTTTCCGTTTTCGCCGGCCGAGGTGACGAAAGTTCACATGATCCAGTTCGGTATCCTCAGCCCTGACGAAATT CGGCAAATGTCAGTGGTGCAAATCGAGTTTAGTGAAACAACGGAGAGAGGAAGGCCGAAACCTGGAGGACTTAGTGACTTGAGGCTTGGGACTATTGACCGTAAACTTAAGTGTGAGACATGTACGGCTAATATGGCGGAGTGTCCCGGTCATTTCGGCCACCTTGAGCTTGCTAAGCCTATGTTTCATATCGGCTTTTTGAAGACGGTGCTTAGTATTATGCGTTGTGTTTGCTTCAATTGCTCCAAACTCTTAGCTGATGAG GATGAGCACAAATTTAAGACAGCATTGAAAGTAAGAAATCCGAAAAACAGGTTAAAGAAAATATTGGAAGCGTCGAAAAGTAAAAGGAAATGTGAAGGAGGTGATGATATAAATATGGAAGGCGACGATCGTGATGAGCCGGTAAAGAAAAGTCGGGGTGGGTGTGGTGCGCAACAGCCGACATTCACTATTGAAGGGATGAAAATTATAGCAGAATATAAGATGACTAAGAAGAAAAGTGATGATCAGGAGCAGCTTCCTGAGCCTGTCGAGCGAAAGCAGCAGCTTACTGCTGAAAAG GTGCTTAGTGTTTTAAAGAGGATCAGTGACGAAGACTGTTCGCTGCTCGGTTTTAACCCCAAGTATGCACGCCCTGACTGGATGATTCTTCAAGTTCTTCCAATCCCTCCACCTCCTGTCAGACCTTCTGTCATGATGGACACTTCTTCTAGGAGTGAG GACGATTTGACCCACCAGTTGGCGATGATCATTCGGCATAATGATAATTTGAGGAGACAAGAGCGGAATGGGGCTCCTGCTCATATTATATCGGAGTTTGCACAGTTGCTTCAGTTTCACATTGCTACATACTTTGATAATGAGCTACCGGGGCAGCCAAGG GCTACACAACGTTCAGGTAGGCCTATCAAATCAATATGTAGCCGACTGAAAGCTAAAGAGGGGCGTATTAGAGGTAATCTGATGGGAAAACGTGTCGACTTTTCTGCCCGTACTGTAATAACGCCTGACCCAAATATCAACATTGATCAATTGGGTGTGCCCTGGAGTATAGCCTTGAATCTCACGTATCCTGAAACCGTAACACCATATAATATTGAGAG GTTGAAAGAGCTTGTTGACTATGGTCCTCATCCACCACCCGGTAAAACTGGTGCAAAATATATCATTAGGGACGATGGTCAGAGGCTTGATCTCCGTTATTTGAAGAAGAGTAGTGATCATCATCTGGAACTGGGATATAAG GTGGAGCGGCATTTGAATGACGGGGACTTTGTGCTTTTCAACCGACAGCCCAGCCTTCATAAAATGTCTATTATGGGGCACAGAATAAAGATTATGCCATATTCTACATTCCGCTTGAATCTGTCTGTCACCTCACCGTACAATGCTGATTTCGATGGTGATGAAATGAACATGCACGTTCCCCAATCTTTTGAGACTCGTGCTGAAGTTCTTGAGCTGATGATGGTGCCTAAATGTATTGTATCCCCACAAGCCAACAAGCCTGTCATGGGTATTGTGCAGGATACCCTGTTGGGCTGCCGCAAAATCACGAAAAGAGACACCTTTATAGAGAAG GACGTCTTCATGAATATTCTTATGTGGTGGGAAGACTTTGATGGTAAAGTTCCCCAGCCATCTATATTGAAGCCGAGGCCTATTTGGACAGGAAAACAAGTATTCAATCTTATTATACCAAAGCAGATAAATCTTGTGAGATTTGCAGCATGGCACCAGGAAACCGAAACAGGGCACCTGACTCCTGGTGATACCCGAGTTCTCATTGAGAGAGGAGAATTACTTGCAGGCACATTGTGTAAGAAGACTCTAGGGACTGGAGGTGggagtctgatccatgtcatttg GGAAGAAGTTGGACCTGATGCAGCTCGCAAATTTTTAGGTCACACTCAATGGCTTGTCAATTATTGGCTATTACAGAATGGTTTCAGTATTGGGATTGGTGATACCATTGCTGACGCTGCTACTATGGAAATTATTAATGAAACTATTTCTAAAGCCAAGAATGAAGTGAAAGGTCTGATCAGAGCTTTCCAGGAAAAACAGTTAGAGCCTGAACCTGGGCGTACAATGAAGGAGTCATTTGAAAACAGAGTTAACCAG GTTTTAAATAAAGCTCGTGATGACGCTGGAAGTTTTGCACAAAAGAGTTTATCTGAGAGCAACAACTTGAAGGCTATGGTTACTGCAGGATCTAAAGGAAGTTTTATCAACATATCCCAAATGACTGCTTGTGTGGGTCAGCAGAATGTTGAAGGCAAGCGTATACCTTTCCATTTTATTGGTCGATCGCTGCCTCATTTCACAAAAGATGACTATGGGCCCGAGAGTCGTGGGTTTGTGGAGAACTCTTATTTAAGAGGTCTGACACCCCAAGAATTTTTTTTCCATGCTATGGGTGGTAGAGAAGGTCTAATTGATACTGCTGTCAAAACTTCTGAGACTGGGTACATTCAGCGGAGGCTGGTAAAGGCTATGGAAGATATCATGGTCAAATATGATGGGACTGTCAGAAATTCTCTTGGGGACGTTATACAGTTTCTTTACGGTGAAGATGGCATGGATGCTGTTTGGATAGAGTCCCAGAAGTTGGATTCATTGAAAATGAAGAAGTCAGAGTTTGATGCAACTTACAGATATGAGTTTGATGCTGAGAACTGGGAGCCAGATTATATGTTGAAAGAACATGTGGATGATCTGAAAACAATTCGTGAGTTCCGCAATGTGTTCGATGCTGAAGTGCAAAAGCTTGAAGCTGATAGATTTCAACTTGCTACAGAGATTGCAGCTACTGGTGACAACTCTTGGCCACTTCCGGTTAATCTCAAAAGGCTCCTATGGAATGCCCAAAAAACATTCAAGGTTGATAACCGAGAAAAGTCCGATATGCACCCAATGGAAATCGTTGAAGCGGTTGATAAGCTTCAGGAGAGGCTAAAAGTTGTTCCCGGTGATGATTTTCTGAGTATGGAGGCTCAAAAGAATGCCACCCTCTTTTTTAATATCTTACTTCGAAGTACTCTGGCCAGCAAACGTGTCTTGAAGGAGTTTAAGCTAAATCGTGAAGCATTTGAGTGGGTTGTGGGTGAGATTGAGTCCCGATTTTTACAGTCTCTGGTAGCACCTGGAGAGATGATAGGTTGCGTTGCTGCTCAATCAATTGGTGAGCCTGCCACTCAAATGACTCTGAACACTTTCCATTATGCTGGTGTGAGTGCCAAGAATGTCACTCTGGGTGTTCCAAGGTTGAGGGAGATTATCAATGTGGCCAAGAAGATTAAAACCCCTTCTTTGTCGGTCTATTTGAAGCCTGAAGTAAGCAGCACAAAGGAGCGGGCCAAAAATGTCCAGTGTGCTTTGGAATACACTACTTTGCGTTGTGTGACACATGCCACTGAAGTGTGGTATGATCCAGATCCTATGAGCACAATAATTGAGGAGGATGTGGATTTTGTCAGGTCCTACTATGAGATGCCGGATGATGAGGTTTCACCTGACAAAATATCTCCCTGGTTGCTTCGTATCGAGCTGAACCGGGAGATGATGGTAGATAAAAAACTGAGCATGGCTGATATTGCGGAGAAGATAAACTTGGAGTTCAGTGATGACCTAACTTGTATCTTCAATGACGACAATGCAGAAAAGCTCATCCTTCGTATTCGTATAATGAACGATGAAGCTTCAAAGGGAGAAGTCCTGGATGAGTCTGCTGAGGATGATGTGTTTTTAAAGAAGGTCGCCGGTAACATGCTTACTGAGATGGCTCTGAAAGGCACTCTAGATATCAACAAGGTTTTTATTAAACAAGCCAAAGTCAATAAATTTGACGAGGGGAAGGGTTTCAAGTCTGAGACTGAGTGGATGTTGGATACTGAAGGTGTTAATCTTTTGTCTGTTATGTGCCATGAGGATGTTGATGCTTCAAGGACGACAAGCAATCACTTGATTGAAGTTATGGAAGTCCTTGGGATTGAGGCTGTTCGTAAGGCTTTGCTTGATGAATTGCGAGTTGTCATATCATTTGATGGATCATATGTAAACTATCGCCATTTGGCCATATTATGTGATACAATGACTTACAGGGGTCATTTGATGGCTATTACCCGTCATGGTATCAATCGAAATGATACTGGGCCCTTGATGCGGTGCTCCTTTGAAGAAACAGTCGATATCCTTCTTGATGCTGCTGTTTATGCAGAATCTGATTATTTGAGGGGAGTGACAGAAAATATCATGTTGGGCCAGCTTGCACCCATTGGGACTGGTGGTTGTTCGTTATATCTTAACGAGGAGATGTTGAGGCATGCTATTGAACTCCATCTCCCAAGCTATGTGGAAGGTTTGGAGTTTGGTATGACTCCTTCTCGGTCGCCCATCTCTGGGACTCCTTATCATGACAGCGGTATGATGTCTCCGAATTACTCGTATAGCCCCAATGCCCGCCTCTCACCAACGTCAGATGCCCAATTTTCACCTTATGTTGGTGGAATGGGTTTCTCTCCCGCTTTATCTCCTGGTTATCTCCCATCTGCTGCTTATAACCCAGGCTCCCCTAGCTATAGCCCATCGTCACCTGAATATAGCCCTGCCTCACCTAATTATAGCCCAACCTCCCCCAGTTATAGCCCTAGTTCTCCTAGCTATAGTCCCTCAAGTCCAGCATATTCACCAACCAGTCAATCATACAGCCCTACTTCACCGAGTTACAGCCCTACTTCACCGAGCTACAGCCCAACATCTCCAAGCTATAGCCCAACATCGCCAAGCTATAGCCCAACTTCCCCGGCTTACAGTCCTACTTCTCCTGCTTACAGTCCCACTTCCCCGGCTTACAGCCCCACATCTCCATCATACAGCCCAACTTCCCCGTCTTATAGCCCAACATCCCCATCTTACAGCCCAACTTCCCCATCATACAGCCCTACGTCGCCCTCGTACAGCCCCACATCTCCTTCATACAGTCCCACATCACCAGCTTACAGCCCGACGTCTCCCGGATACAGTCCCACTTCACCTAGCTACAGTCCCACTTCACCAAGTTACAGTCCTACGTCTCCAAGTTATAACCCATCAGCCAAATACAGTCCATCACTTGCCTACTCCCCAAGCAGTCCAAGAATTTCACCGTCGAGTCCATACAGTCCAACCTCTCCAAACTACAG CCCAACATCACCATCATACTCACCGACATCACCGTCTTATTCACCTTCAAGCCCAAGTTACAGTCCAAGCAG CCCATATAATGCAGGCTCAATTCCGGGTCCGGATTATAGCCCAAGTTCTCCACAGTACAG TCCAAGCGCTGGGTACTCTCCAAGTGCTCCTGGCTACTCGCCATCATCCACCAGCCAATACACTCCACAGATGAGTGACAAGGATGATCGGAACAACCAGTGA